A region from the Candidatus Acidulodesulfobacterium ferriphilum genome encodes:
- a CDS encoding AarF/ABC1/UbiB kinase family protein — MAKQEDAEASLLLNKRKHRNFKRYAEILSILSRHGLGWLILELDLGFLIPFHWGLLGHPKRKEPYNKPEHIRMALEDLGPTFIKLGQILSMRPDILPPEYINQFIKLQDSAPSVSFDKIKKLIEDEFGKPLNKIFKNVDVKPLAVASIAQVHKAILFDGTEVALKIQKPGVELIIEEDLEILSELADFAKKHSKLAKKVDLDTIVGEFSFIIKNELDYTGEGRNAERMEKNFEGDASLHIPKIFWDYSSKKILTMEIISGIKISDTEALKKKGFDLTDIAKKIAHIYLTMIYKHGFFHMDPHPGNLFVMDSGAIGIIDYGMTGSLDQSLKRALLRLFLSLTEKNVDNVIDEFLTMGVIKRSANLSILKRDLKHFIKNVYDKPLKDIIAADVFNELMAIAFRHQLEFPNDMIALLRATAIGEGLELILDPEFKLMEFSEPYFKRFFFDSYSFKNQVKRFFEESNGMLEVFYELPKNLKKIFREFDNEGIKTSTEIDGLKDALNEMKRTANRVSVSILTGSLVIGLGLLMLIYHPPVWKAIGGIFFSILFIVVLIFVIGLLWSIWKSGRID, encoded by the coding sequence ATGGCTAAACAAGAAGATGCGGAGGCGTCTTTGCTCTTAAATAAAAGAAAACATCGCAATTTTAAAAGATACGCGGAAATATTATCCATATTATCCCGCCACGGTTTAGGATGGTTGATTCTTGAGCTGGATCTGGGATTCTTGATTCCTTTCCACTGGGGTTTATTAGGGCATCCGAAGAGAAAAGAACCTTATAATAAACCCGAACATATTAGAATGGCGCTGGAAGATTTAGGACCAACATTTATAAAACTCGGCCAAATATTAAGTATGAGACCTGATATATTGCCGCCGGAATATATAAACCAATTTATTAAACTTCAGGACAGCGCTCCTTCCGTTAGTTTTGATAAAATTAAAAAACTGATAGAGGACGAATTTGGAAAACCGCTGAATAAAATATTTAAAAATGTTGACGTTAAGCCTTTAGCCGTTGCCTCGATAGCGCAGGTTCATAAGGCAATTCTTTTTGACGGTACGGAAGTTGCGCTTAAAATTCAAAAACCTGGAGTCGAATTAATAATAGAAGAAGATTTAGAAATTCTTTCGGAACTTGCCGATTTTGCAAAGAAGCATTCCAAGCTTGCCAAAAAAGTTGATCTGGATACAATAGTCGGCGAATTTAGTTTTATTATTAAAAACGAACTCGATTATACCGGTGAAGGCAGGAATGCCGAAAGAATGGAAAAAAATTTTGAAGGGGATGCATCATTGCATATACCTAAAATATTTTGGGATTATTCGAGTAAAAAAATACTGACGATGGAAATAATATCGGGAATCAAGATAAGCGATACCGAAGCCTTAAAAAAGAAAGGATTCGATTTAACGGATATTGCAAAAAAAATAGCCCATATATATCTTACGATGATTTATAAACATGGTTTTTTTCATATGGACCCACACCCGGGAAACTTATTTGTAATGGATAGCGGAGCTATCGGAATTATCGACTACGGAATGACCGGTTCATTAGACCAAAGTCTTAAAAGGGCGCTTCTAAGACTTTTTTTGTCTTTGACCGAAAAAAATGTCGATAACGTGATAGATGAATTTTTGACTATGGGGGTTATAAAAAGAAGCGCTAATCTGTCCATTCTTAAAAGAGACCTGAAACATTTTATTAAAAATGTATATGATAAGCCCCTTAAAGATATTATAGCGGCGGATGTTTTTAATGAATTGATGGCAATTGCATTCCGTCATCAGCTTGAGTTTCCCAATGATATGATTGCACTGCTTAGAGCAACCGCCATAGGTGAAGGTTTAGAGTTGATACTTGACCCCGAGTTTAAACTGATGGAATTTTCTGAGCCATATTTTAAGCGCTTTTTCTTTGACAGTTATTCATTTAAAAATCAGGTAAAAAGATTTTTTGAGGAATCAAACGGTATGCTCGAAGTTTTTTACGAACTGCCAAAAAATTTAAAAAAAATATTCAGGGAATTCGATAACGAAGGGATAAAAACCTCAACCGAAATCGACGGGTTAAAAGACGCGTTAAATGAAATGAAAAGAACCGCCAACAGGGTTTCGGTGAGTATTTTAACCGGTTCATTGGTAATAGGACTCGGTCTTTTAATGCTTATATATCACCCGCCTGTATGGAAGGCAATAGGCGGAATATTTTTTAGCATTTTATTCATCGTGGTTTTAATATTTGTTATAGGCCTTTTATGGTCGATATGGAAATCAGGGAGAATTGACTGA
- a CDS encoding addiction module toxin, HicA family, translating into MPRITSKDIIKVAVKLGFQFDRKSGSHAIYYSDSDKRRIVVPIHSGKIIKPKTLSGIIKDMGLESNEFQSLL; encoded by the coding sequence TTGCCTCGCATTACTTCTAAGGACATAATAAAGGTGGCTGTTAAATTAGGCTTTCAGTTCGACAGGAAATCAGGAAGCCACGCCATTTATTACAGCGATTCGGATAAAAGGCGGATAGTCGTTCCAATTCATTCTGGAAAAATTATAAAACCGAAAACGCTCTCAGGAATAATTAAAGACATGGGATTAGAATCAAATGAATTTCAAAGTCTGCTATAA
- a CDS encoding ATPase, whose protein sequence is MKKWDATKAKVKKQQADDLMDSYLNAIEYKDMSVCSKCRSIYHDKRWAEDKKLYDLLMKNPEKVIFTVCPACRKIETKYMEGVVELKGNFLFEHKDEIISLIKNTVEKADYIDPLEKIENINIDEKNKTIEIITTDDKLAQRIGRNIEKAYKGNVEYHFSKEDRLTRVYWKR, encoded by the coding sequence ATGAAAAAATGGGATGCTACCAAAGCCAAAGTGAAAAAACAGCAGGCAGACGATTTAATGGACTCTTATTTAAACGCTATAGAATATAAAGACATGTCGGTTTGCAGTAAATGCCGCAGTATATATCATGACAAAAGATGGGCCGAAGATAAGAAACTATATGATTTACTTATGAAAAACCCTGAAAAAGTAATCTTTACCGTATGTCCAGCCTGCCGGAAAATCGAGACCAAATATATGGAGGGGGTGGTTGAACTTAAAGGAAATTTTTTGTTTGAGCATAAAGATGAAATTATCAGCCTTATAAAAAATACGGTTGAAAAAGCGGATTATATTGATCCTCTTGAAAAGATAGAAAATATAAATATAGACGAAAAAAATAAAACAATAGAAATTATCACCACAGACGATAAACTTGCGCAAAGAATCGGCAGAAATATCGAAAAAGCTTACAAAGGCAATGTTGAATATCATTTTTCAAAAGAAGACAGATTGACAAGGGTTTATTGGAAAAGGTGA
- a CDS encoding type II toxin-antitoxin system HicB family antitoxin, whose product MKEYNYTVILEREEDGGFHAFCPALPGCHTYGDNYDEASENIKDAIKLYIESLKMHKEEIPIEDIAIKSMRVAV is encoded by the coding sequence ATGAAAGAATATAATTATACGGTTATTTTGGAAAGAGAAGAAGACGGCGGATTTCATGCGTTTTGTCCGGCTCTTCCGGGATGTCATACATACGGGGACAACTACGATGAAGCATCAGAAAATATAAAAGATGCAATTAAGCTTTATATTGAAAGTTTAAAGATGCATAAAGAAGAAATCCCAATTGAAGACATTGCTATTAAATCTATGAGGGTAGCGGTTTGA
- a CDS encoding phosphoribosyltransferase, translating into MFKNRREAGEKLAIALEKYKNKEDITVLALPKGGIEVAFEVAKYLNAKFSLLIVRKLPFPDNPEAGFGAVAEDGSIYINKQSSRYLSEKEMNDIIFSQKNEIKRRISILRKGEPLPDIINKTVILIDDGIAAGSTMRAAIMLCRKRGAKKIIAAAPVAGKDVAGQINELADELVILETPYNFRAVAQVYENWYDVSDEEAIDLLGRL; encoded by the coding sequence ATGTTTAAAAATAGACGGGAAGCGGGAGAAAAGCTTGCTATTGCTTTAGAAAAATATAAAAACAAGGAGGATATAACCGTCCTTGCCCTTCCAAAAGGCGGAATAGAAGTTGCTTTTGAGGTTGCAAAATATTTGAATGCAAAATTCTCGCTTTTAATCGTAAGAAAACTGCCCTTCCCCGATAACCCCGAAGCCGGTTTCGGGGCCGTAGCGGAAGACGGCAGCATATATATAAACAAACAATCGTCGCGGTATCTTTCGGAAAAAGAAATGAATGACATAATATTTTCTCAAAAAAATGAAATTAAAAGAAGGATTTCTATTTTAAGAAAAGGGGAGCCATTACCCGATATTATTAATAAAACGGTTATCTTGATAGATGACGGCATTGCCGCAGGTTCGACAATGCGCGCGGCAATAATGCTATGCAGAAAACGGGGGGCAAAAAAGATTATAGCGGCCGCCCCCGTTGCGGGAAAGGATGTCGCCGGGCAGATAAATGAATTAGCGGACGAACTGGTGATACTTGAAACGCCGTATAATTTTCGTGCCGTTGCGCAGGTTTATGAGAACTGGTATGATGTTTCCGACGAAGAGGCAATAGATTTACTTGGCCGCTTATAG